In the genome of Deltaproteobacteria bacterium, the window CTAAAGCCCTCTCTTTTGGCCTTAGATTATGGTTTATCAGGTGTTCACTTTTAAATCGTAAATCTAATAAAAACAGTTCACTTTTAATTTTTAAATGACAATTCAAAATAAAGAACTTGATAAATTAATGAAAGCACAGTAGAATGGTCACAGTAGTAATTAAGAAATGTTAAAAATGGAGGTGTTAGATGAGAAAGTCTACGGATGTGTTTTGCATTGGTGCTTCCGCAGCAGCAGGAGCTGCAGCTGTTGCAAGCCGCAACTGGTACCCCGAGAAAAAGGTTACCTGCGTAAGAGATGTAAGTTACACTGTTGTTCCCTGCGGCATTCCTTACATCTATGGTTACCTGGGTGGTAGTGTGGAAAAGAATAAGATTCCTGATGAACTTCTAACGGGTAAGGGAATAGAACTGCTCACCGACAACGCAATAGATGTAGACACCAAAGGCAAGATAGTAAAATTAGAGGGCGGGGATGAATACTCTTATGAAAAGTTAGTTTTTGGCACCGGCTCTCATCCTTTTGTCCCTCCCATCGGTGGGTTGGACCTAAAAAATGTCTTCACAATAAAAAAAGACCCAAAGTATTTGGAAGAAGTTGGTAAAGCCCTGGAAGGCGTGAATGATGTTGTAGTCATTGGCGGTGGATTTATTGGTGTTGAAATGGCTGAACAAATAAAGCAAAAAGGCATTCCCAATGTTACTATTGTAGAACTTTTACCCCATTGTCTGCTTTTGGCATGTGAAGAGGAAATGGCCATTAGGGCAGAGGAAGAATTAAAAAGCCTCGGTGTAAATATCATTCTAAATGCAAGCGCCAAAACTGTTGTAGGCAATGGCAAGGCAGAAGCAGTTGAGCTTTCAACAGGGCAAAAGGTGAAGGCAGATGTAGTTATAATAGGCATTGGTGCAGCAGCAGAGGTAGATTTAGCAGAAAAGGTTGGCCTTAAAGTAGACAGAAGAATGGGTATCTTTGCAGATAGATACATGAGAACTTCTGATAAAGATGTTTTCACTTGCGGTGATTGCGCAACAAAGTTCTCCTTTATCACAGGAAATCTGGTGCCCATCAGACTTGCTTCCGTTGCCTGCTCCGAAGGAGCAATTGCCGGCAGTAACCTGTATAAATTGAATAGGCAAACAATAGGGGCAGTGGGTGCATTTGCCACTAAGATAGGTGACCTCTGCATCGGGGCAGCAGGTTTTTCCACAAAGATGTGCAAAGACAACGGAATAGATTACTACATAGGAGAGATTCAAGCCCCGGACAGACATCCAGGAGGATTGCCCGGCTGCACAATGAACATGAAGGCAAAACTCATATTCAGAAAGAGCGATAATAAGATCATCGGTGGACATGTCGCAGGTGGTATGGGAGCAGCAGATATGGCAAATACCATTTCTATAGCCATCCAGAGTGGTTTAACCTCTGATGAGCTGGCAGTCAGACAGGTTGCCACACATCCACTTCTCACTGGTTCTCCACTTGTGACCCATGTAGTATGGGCAGCAGAAAACGGCGTCGTAAACAAAAATAAATAGTAACTTAGGAGGGGTGCTACCCCTCCTAACAAAATTATCTGAATCAAATATCATTTTTTGTAGCGCGTTAAGCAATTATACGGACAACAGTATTGACAATCAAAAAAGAGATATATATTATGACTGTGACCTAGGGCCGTTAGCTCAGTGGTAGAGCAGTAGCCTTTTAAGCTATTGGTCGCAGGTTCGAGTCCTGCACGGCTCACCAAGTTCTTTATTATAAGATTGTCCCCATCGTCTAGTTGGCCAAGGACATCGCCCTTTCACGGCGAAAACGTGGGTTCAAGTCCCGCTGGGGACGCCAAATATTAGAAGGAGGTTATCATGAAAAAAGCAGACTTGGTAAGTAAAATCGCTAAATCTACAAACTTAAGCAAGGTCAGTGTAAAGGAAGTAATTGATACTGCCATTGAACAAATTATGGATGCAGTGAGTAATGGTGAAAAGGTTAGTTTCGTAGGTTTTGGCACTTTTGATGTCAGTAACAGAGCACAGAGAACAGGGAGAAATCCTCGTACCGGAGAGAAAATAACCATTAAATCATCTAAGTTGCCAAAGTTTAAATGCGGTAGGATTTTTAAGGAAATAGTTAATAAGTAACAAAAGAAAGGGCGAGTAGCTCAGGGGAAGAGCGCCTGCCTTACAAGCAGGAAGTCGCAGGTTCAAATCCTGCCTTGCCCACTGCAAACGGGGCTGTAGTTCAGCTGGTTAGAACGCCGGCCTGTCACGCCGGAGGTCGCGGGTTCAAGTCCCGTCGGCCCCGCCATTAACGGGATTTCTTCTTTGCAAACTGGAGTAGTTTTTTATCCTCTATACCTCTTTTATGAGTAACTACCTTTTCTATTGAAGTACATGTCACTCTGGATCTGTTCAATCCTGCCATACATCCGTACTTTCCTTTCAAAAGACTCTCTGTCGCCTTTACAGCAAAACGGAAAGCTAACAATCTATCAAATACCGTAGGAGAACCACCACGCTGTATATGCCCCAACACTGTCATCCTTGTATCAAATCCTGCATCTCTTAATTTACCCAGCATTTCTCCCGTGGCTCTTGTTCCTTCCGACACTATTATAATACTATAGGTTTTACCACTTTTGTGCTCTTTTCCTAACCGTTCTATTATGGAATCTACATCAAACTTTACCTCGGGAATAAGTACCGCATCTGCCCCTGAGGCAAGAGCAGTTGTTGCCGCTAAATAACCGCACTTTCTTCCCATAGTTTCCACCACGAATGCTCTGCCGTGAGAAGAGGCGGTATATCGTATAATATCCAGAGCCTGGATAATTACATTTAAAGCCGTATCCACCCCTAATGCTATATCTGTCCCATATATATCGTTGTCAATAGAAGCTGGTATGCCAACTACAGGAACACCTGCCTTATATAACTTTTCCGCTCCTCTCATTGAACCATTGCCACCAATTACAACCAATCCTTCTATGCCGTTTTTAGCTATTACATTTAAAGCCTTTTTAAAAACATGTTCTTCTTTAAATTGAGGATAGCGAGATGTCATTAAAAATGTCCCCCCTTTTTGAACCGCATCCTCAATAACCTCAAAATCTATCTTTTTACAATTGCCATTGACCAAACCTTTATAGCCCTCAAGAATAGATACCACCTCTACATTGTTCATAAAAGCTTCTACTGCAACACCTTTTATTGCTGCATTCATCCCCGAACAATCCCCTCCACTGGTCAAAACAGCTATTCTTTTCATCTTTCTCCTCACAAATTTAAATGTGGTTCAGCATCTATGCTATTATAATCAAAAGTAGCCCGATCCTTATTTTTATATGCAACCATAGCGATCATAGCTCCATTGTCCATACATAGATTGGGAGAAGGGAAGTAAATTTCAATATTCTTTCTATCACACATGTCATAAAGTACTTCCCTTAAGCGAGAGTTACAGGCAACGCCACCGCCTATTACCATTCTTCTTGCCCCTGTTATATCTGCCGCTTTAAAAAGCCTCTTTACTATTACATCAACCACGGATTCCTGAAAAGAAGCAGCAATGTTTGCCGCATCGGTTTTTGACAATTTACCCAAGTTTTCAACACACTTTTTGACAGCCGTTTTTACGCCACTGAAACTGAAATTCAATGTTTCTTTTTTCTCCAAAGCCCTGGGAATATTAAAGAATGTAGCACTTCCTGTTTTTGACAAGCTGTCAATAACTGGTCCACCTGGAAAGGAAAAGCCCAACAAACGCGAAACTTTATCAAATGCCTCTCCTGCCGCATCATCCAATGTTTTTCCCAAAAGGTTATAATTTTTCTCACCTGAAACCAAATAAAGATGTGTATGACCTCCGGAGACAACCAATACCAAAAATGGATATTCAACATTGTGCTCCAAAAATATGGCGTTGATATGCCCCTCTATATGGTTTACCGACACTATAGGAATGTCTCTTTCATAACAAAACGCTTTAGCAAAACAAACACCAACCAACAAAGAGGGCATAAGCCCCGGACCTACAGTAACCCCTACCATATCTATTTGAGAAACACCTGCCTCCGCCATCGCTTTCTCTACACAAAGAGAAATTGCCTCGGTATGCATACGAGCAGCCATTTCTGGGACTACTCCTCCAAATCGTGCATGCACTTCATTCTGGTCAATAATCACATTAGATTTCAATATTGTATCTTCCAACACAGCACAGGAGGTATCATCACAGGAAGTATCTATACCTAAAATGTACATAAATTCCTCTTTATATCCACAATCCGAATATTACTTTCATTCAAAACGCCAATGGACTCTCTCAACGCCTCATATGTTATTTTATTACAATGAGCAATGGCTATTATCCGACCCTTCTCTCTAGCAGTATATAACGCATTGTTCAATTGTTTTTTAATACAGGAAACGTCTTTTACATTATCTAAGAATACATCCCTCCTGGCAAAAGGAATGCCTTCGTCCTCTGCCTCTAAATAACCAATACTATAAGGTGTAGTCATACTGTCCACAAAGAATAGGGATTTTTGTTTTAAAAATCGCATCATTACATCCATCTTGTCCGCAGACTGACTAAACTGAGAACCTTCATGAACATTCAATCCCTCGGCAAAAGGTACATTTTTATATGCCTTCTCCAATCTTTTGGTAATTTCTTCCTCTGATGCATCAACAAACAATGCCCCCGGGCCTAAGCCGTGAAACGGATGATGAATGGGTTCACAAGGCATATGCAACATCACTGTATAACCCATCTCATGAAGCTTGTTCGCAATTTTCCCCGTATGAGGAGCATAAGGAAGACAAGAAAAGGCAAGAGGAATGTTAAGTCGAGCAAACATCAACGCCAACCTTTCGTCGTATCCCACATCATCAATAATAATAGAAATTTTCCCCTTAAAGACTTTTTTCTCTACATTCGTTAATGCAATTTTCTTAGGTTCCAGTTTCTTGATCGTAGCTTTTTCTTTAGGTAACTTTGATAATTTAACCGTTGCCACTGGCAGTGATACCTGTTTTTTTCTGTGAACATAATTCCCCACAAAGTATACTACGGTACCTACGCAATAAAGATAAATAATAATTTGAAGGGCTCTTTTCATTTCCTACTTGTGCTTTATAATTTCAATAGCCTTTAAGAGACCAATAGCTCTGGAAAGCTGATAATCCTCTACTTTTTTGGTTTTAGTTTCTGCCTTTCTTAAAGCTTCAAGATGGTGGGGTAGATTTTCTTCCCTTAATACTTTGTTTTCCTTTATCTCTAATTTGCCCTGCGGCACATATATATCAGGAGTAATACCTAAAGCCTGAATGCATCTTCCAGATGGCGTATAATATTCTGCCGTAGTAAGGCTAAGCGCAGAACCATCTCCCATTGGGAATATCGTCTGCACACTTCCCTTACCAAAACTCTTTGTTCCCATAATAATAGCTCTCTTGTGATCCTGAAGGCAACCGGCAAAAATCTCCGATGCACTGGCTGAACCACCATTTATCAAAATCACAATCGGATAAGTAGGCTCATCTCCACTATTCTTAGCATAATACATCTTGTCTTGCGTTTTCACCCTCCCTTTAGTGGAAACAATCAAGCCATCTTTTATAAACAGGTCTGCGTTTCCAATCGCCTCCTTTAGAAGTCCCCCTGGATCGTTTCTCAAATCAATAACTAACCCATTTATCTTTCCAGAAAATTTTTTCAAAACCTTTTTCGTTTCCTTTGCTGTTCCATCCTGAAACTGTAATATATGAATATAACCAATTTTAGGAGAAATCATCTCATACTTTACACTCTTTATATGAATTATATCCCTCACAATGACAATATCTATGGGCTTCTTAATCCCTTCCCTGGACACCGTTATTTTAACCTTTGTCTGGGGTTTTCCTCTTAAAATCTTTACCACTTCCTTCAATGACATACCCAGGGTACTCTTGCCATCTATACGCATAATTATATCGCCTGCTTTCACCCCCGCTCTATAAGCAGGCGTATCTTCTATGGGAGAAATTACTGTGAGCAATTTATCCTTAATTGTTATCTCTATTCCTACACCACCAAATTTTCCCTTCGTTAAAACCTCTAATTCTTTAAATTCGTCCTCATTCATATAGGAAGAGTGAGGATCTAAAGAACTCACCATTCCTTTGATAGCTGAGCCTATAAGTTCTTTATCGTTCACATCTTTAACATACTGTTTCTCTACAGTCGCAAGCACATCAGAAAAAGTTTTCAGCTTGGCATATTTCCCTTTATTTTCTACACGAGCTGAAATAGAAACAACACTCAAAGCAAATAATACAACAATAAAAACAAAGATTAAAAAACCAGTGTTTTTTCTTTTCATCTTTTTCTCCTTATATTTTTACAATTCAACCAATTCAAAGGATTCAATGCTAATATTCGTTTTCTTAACTCAAAATGCAAACATTCTGTCACTTTCCCCAACTGTCTGCCTGCAACTACAGTATCATGTTCTCTTACATCTACGGTATCCATCCCCGCATAGATAGTATAATATTTATTCAAATGATTCAATATAATTGTTCCACCATACCCTGGTACATCGCCCACATAGTCCACACATCCCGAATAAACTGCATAAACACTCTCTTTTTTATCTACACTAATATCTATCCCGTTATTCTTAGTGTAAATCCCTATTACTTTATCATATTTCTTTCCGAATTCGCCAATTATTGTACCTCTTCTCACTGGAAATATCAATTTCCTCTTAAGTAAATAAAAGGGTTTTCTTGCTGCTTCTTTTTTATATGTATACTTCTTCTTCAATTTCTCTTTAACAATTTTTACCAACAATGCCTCTAAATATC includes:
- a CDS encoding FAD-dependent oxidoreductase, which translates into the protein MRKSTDVFCIGASAAAGAAAVASRNWYPEKKVTCVRDVSYTVVPCGIPYIYGYLGGSVEKNKIPDELLTGKGIELLTDNAIDVDTKGKIVKLEGGDEYSYEKLVFGTGSHPFVPPIGGLDLKNVFTIKKDPKYLEEVGKALEGVNDVVVIGGGFIGVEMAEQIKQKGIPNVTIVELLPHCLLLACEEEMAIRAEEELKSLGVNIILNASAKTVVGNGKAEAVELSTGQKVKADVVIIGIGAAAEVDLAEKVGLKVDRRMGIFADRYMRTSDKDVFTCGDCATKFSFITGNLVPIRLASVACSEGAIAGSNLYKLNRQTIGAVGAFATKIGDLCIGAAGFSTKMCKDNGIDYYIGEIQAPDRHPGGLPGCTMNMKAKLIFRKSDNKIIGGHVAGGMGAADMANTISIAIQSGLTSDELAVRQVATHPLLTGSPLVTHVVWAAENGVVNKNK
- a CDS encoding HU family DNA-binding protein, producing MKKADLVSKIAKSTNLSKVSVKEVIDTAIEQIMDAVSNGEKVSFVGFGTFDVSNRAQRTGRNPRTGEKITIKSSKLPKFKCGRIFKEIVNK
- a CDS encoding 6-phosphofructokinase — encoded protein: MKRIAVLTSGGDCSGMNAAIKGVAVEAFMNNVEVVSILEGYKGLVNGNCKKIDFEVIEDAVQKGGTFLMTSRYPQFKEEHVFKKALNVIAKNGIEGLVVIGGNGSMRGAEKLYKAGVPVVGIPASIDNDIYGTDIALGVDTALNVIIQALDIIRYTASSHGRAFVVETMGRKCGYLAATTALASGADAVLIPEVKFDVDSIIERLGKEHKSGKTYSIIIVSEGTRATGEMLGKLRDAGFDTRMTVLGHIQRGGSPTVFDRLLAFRFAVKATESLLKGKYGCMAGLNRSRVTCTSIEKVVTHKRGIEDKKLLQFAKKKSR
- the tsaD gene encoding tRNA (adenosine(37)-N6)-threonylcarbamoyltransferase complex transferase subunit TsaD → MYILGIDTSCDDTSCAVLEDTILKSNVIIDQNEVHARFGGVVPEMAARMHTEAISLCVEKAMAEAGVSQIDMVGVTVGPGLMPSLLVGVCFAKAFCYERDIPIVSVNHIEGHINAIFLEHNVEYPFLVLVVSGGHTHLYLVSGEKNYNLLGKTLDDAAGEAFDKVSRLLGFSFPGGPVIDSLSKTGSATFFNIPRALEKKETLNFSFSGVKTAVKKCVENLGKLSKTDAANIAASFQESVVDVIVKRLFKAADITGARRMVIGGGVACNSRLREVLYDMCDRKNIEIYFPSPNLCMDNGAMIAMVAYKNKDRATFDYNSIDAEPHLNL
- a CDS encoding divergent polysaccharide deacetylase family protein, with amino-acid sequence MKRALQIIIYLYCVGTVVYFVGNYVHRKKQVSLPVATVKLSKLPKEKATIKKLEPKKIALTNVEKKVFKGKISIIIDDVGYDERLALMFARLNIPLAFSCLPYAPHTGKIANKLHEMGYTVMLHMPCEPIHHPFHGLGPGALFVDASEEEITKRLEKAYKNVPFAEGLNVHEGSQFSQSADKMDVMMRFLKQKSLFFVDSMTTPYSIGYLEAEDEGIPFARRDVFLDNVKDVSCIKKQLNNALYTAREKGRIIAIAHCNKITYEALRESIGVLNESNIRIVDIKRNLCTF
- a CDS encoding S41 family peptidase, which produces MKRKNTGFLIFVFIVVLFALSVVSISARVENKGKYAKLKTFSDVLATVEKQYVKDVNDKELIGSAIKGMVSSLDPHSSYMNEDEFKELEVLTKGKFGGVGIEITIKDKLLTVISPIEDTPAYRAGVKAGDIIMRIDGKSTLGMSLKEVVKILRGKPQTKVKITVSREGIKKPIDIVIVRDIIHIKSVKYEMISPKIGYIHILQFQDGTAKETKKVLKKFSGKINGLVIDLRNDPGGLLKEAIGNADLFIKDGLIVSTKGRVKTQDKMYYAKNSGDEPTYPIVILINGGSASASEIFAGCLQDHKRAIIMGTKSFGKGSVQTIFPMGDGSALSLTTAEYYTPSGRCIQALGITPDIYVPQGKLEIKENKVLREENLPHHLEALRKAETKTKKVEDYQLSRAIGLLKAIEIIKHK